A single window of Thermoplasmata archaeon DNA harbors:
- a CDS encoding 2-oxoacid:acceptor oxidoreductase family protein has product MKELRVYGSGGQGIITIGHLIGEAAIEDKKSVIMTEEYSPYVTGGWSRADLIISDEHIDYPMVTGLDFLITLTQEGLDTNIQILKDDGIIILESSIVDYDGSNAIAVPAKEIAESLKSSRVANIVMLGAFAGASHVISRDSAITAIKRRFPKYENLNIEAFERGFREGEKHE; this is encoded by the coding sequence GTGAAAGAGTTGAGAGTATATGGATCGGGAGGGCAGGGGATCATTACGATAGGGCATCTGATTGGGGAGGCGGCTATAGAAGACAAAAAAAGCGTGATCATGACCGAAGAGTACAGTCCTTATGTAACCGGTGGCTGGTCTCGCGCAGATCTGATAATCTCAGACGAACACATAGATTATCCGATGGTAACTGGTCTTGACTTTTTAATCACTTTAACACAAGAAGGGTTAGACACAAACATTCAAATCTTGAAAGATGACGGAATAATAATACTGGAGAGCAGTATTGTAGATTATGATGGTTCAAATGCCATAGCAGTTCCTGCAAAAGAGATTGCAGAGTCATTAAAGAGCAGCAGAGTAGCAAACATAGTGATGCTTGGTGCATTTGCTGGTGCATCGCATGTGATATCCAGAGATTCAGCAATAACTGCCATAAAACGCAGGTTTCCGAAATACGAAAATCTAAATATCGAAGCATTTGAGAGAGGATTTAGAGAAGGTGAGAAGCATGAGTGA
- a CDS encoding thiamine pyrophosphate-dependent enzyme, with translation MIAGEVQHPKDLYLRSDRLPHIWCPGCGLGIVLKSYLDAVLKSDIPLDNHVLISGIGCTARLPGYANFDSYHTTHGRAIAFATGMKIANPALKIAIISGDGDLFNIGGNHIIHAARRNMDLLVICVNNFNYGMTGGQHGSTTPTGARTSSTPFGNAEQSFNLPYIMSALGASYVARWTTLHVRQLVSSIQNAMKVKGFAFIEILSPCPPNFGKYNSFSDGLAEMDHYRNYSIVDPNAKLEDITIDISSKKPIVLGEFVNRRRESYLESEERLIKKARGE, from the coding sequence ATGATAGCTGGCGAAGTACAGCATCCGAAGGATCTGTATCTAAGAAGTGATCGTTTGCCGCATATCTGGTGCCCTGGCTGTGGGCTGGGAATAGTACTAAAAAGCTATCTGGACGCAGTATTAAAATCAGATATTCCACTAGATAATCATGTACTGATTTCCGGAATCGGCTGTACAGCTAGGTTGCCTGGTTACGCCAATTTTGACAGTTATCACACTACTCATGGCCGTGCTATAGCTTTTGCCACGGGCATGAAAATTGCAAACCCAGCTCTTAAAATTGCAATAATTAGTGGTGACGGAGATCTGTTCAATATAGGGGGAAACCACATAATACATGCTGCACGCAGGAACATGGACCTATTGGTAATATGTGTGAACAATTTCAACTATGGCATGACCGGTGGACAGCATGGTTCTACCACGCCTACCGGTGCAAGAACCTCTTCCACGCCATTCGGAAATGCAGAGCAGAGTTTTAATCTACCTTATATTATGAGTGCTCTGGGTGCATCTTATGTAGCAAGATGGACAACGCTGCATGTAAGGCAGCTCGTCAGTTCAATCCAGAATGCAATGAAAGTCAAGGGATTTGCATTTATTGAGATTTTATCACCTTGTCCGCCAAATTTTGGAAAATATAACAGTTTTTCAGACGGTTTGGCAGAGATGGACCATTACAGAAACTACTCGATCGTAGATCCAAATGCAAAGCTTGAGGATATAACCATTGACATATCTTCAAAAAAGCCTATTGTTTTAGGAGAGTTTGTGAACAGACGCAGAGAATCATATTTAGAATCAGAAGAAAGATTGATAAAAAAAGCTAGAGGTGAGTAA
- a CDS encoding 2-oxoacid:acceptor oxidoreductase subunit alpha produces the protein MNGLIKPGEYFINGNFSCAEAALVAGCRFYAGYPITPSSEILERLSARLPEIGGHFIEMEDEIGSMAAIIGASNGGLKSMTATSGPGFSLMQENLGLGIITETPAVIINEMRGGPSTGLPTRVGQGDVMQARWGSHGDYEAIVYTPESIQEIFEQTIKAFNTSEIYRQPVIVATDQVIGHMSENLIVKDLENYEIVERKVRDKSDNYKLVYDFTKDFIPMILPGTGLKGNIDSLTHDERGYPSNEPEIEEKMIKHILSKIQDNEDKIIEYEEYMVDDADTVVIAYGITARSARKAVKDARKEGYKLGLFRPITLWPFPKKRIEQISRKISRFIVAEINFGQYAHTVREYSKVPVEEVHYVPGAIPDPALILKLLRGEQR, from the coding sequence ATGAACGGGCTGATAAAACCTGGTGAATATTTTATCAATGGCAACTTTTCTTGTGCAGAAGCAGCACTTGTAGCGGGATGCAGATTTTATGCAGGATATCCTATCACACCCTCGTCCGAGATCCTGGAGCGGTTAAGCGCAAGATTGCCTGAAATAGGAGGTCATTTTATAGAAATGGAAGATGAAATTGGGAGCATGGCTGCAATCATAGGTGCTTCGAATGGCGGATTAAAGAGCATGACTGCAACGTCAGGACCAGGATTTTCGCTGATGCAAGAAAATCTGGGGTTGGGGATAATAACCGAGACTCCGGCAGTAATAATTAACGAGATGCGTGGTGGTCCATCGACAGGATTGCCTACTCGAGTGGGGCAGGGAGATGTTATGCAGGCTCGCTGGGGCTCTCATGGAGATTATGAGGCAATAGTATACACCCCGGAAAGTATCCAAGAGATCTTTGAACAGACTATCAAGGCTTTCAACACCTCTGAAATATACAGACAGCCTGTTATTGTTGCCACAGATCAAGTGATCGGGCACATGTCAGAGAATCTGATTGTGAAAGATCTCGAAAATTATGAAATAGTAGAGAGGAAAGTGAGAGACAAGTCAGACAATTACAAACTGGTTTATGACTTTACCAAAGACTTCATACCCATGATACTTCCAGGCACTGGGCTTAAAGGAAATATCGACAGCCTTACGCATGACGAGAGAGGCTATCCTTCTAACGAACCTGAAATTGAAGAAAAGATGATCAAACATATATTGAGCAAGATACAAGATAATGAAGATAAGATCATCGAATATGAAGAGTATATGGTTGATGATGCAGACACTGTAGTAATTGCGTACGGCATAACTGCCAGGTCTGCAAGAAAGGCTGTCAAGGATGCGCGCAAAGAGGGATATAAACTTGGGCTGTTCAGGCCCATCACGTTATGGCCGTTTCCAAAAAAGAGGATTGAGCAGATTAGCAGAAAAATATCTAGATTTATTGTTGCAGAAATAAATTTCGGGCAGTATGCACACACAGTGCGCGAATATTCAAAAGTGCCGGTAGAGGAAGTGCACTATGTGCCTGGAGCAATACCAGATCCCGCATTGATCTTAAAACTTTTAAGAGGTGAACAGAGATGA
- a CDS encoding 4Fe-4S binding protein: protein MIKELTTVQKEIIREPVNTNKYKLPKGRVHIIADRCKECGYCWSYCPNEVLEKSTVFNKSGYHPPQVKKGKEDSCVDCGMCESICPDFAIFVEEV from the coding sequence ATGATAAAAGAGCTTACTACTGTTCAAAAAGAAATTATAAGAGAACCTGTAAACACAAACAAATACAAGCTGCCTAAAGGGAGAGTGCACATTATTGCAGATCGCTGCAAAGAGTGCGGTTATTGCTGGAGCTATTGCCCGAACGAAGTGCTCGAAAAATCCACAGTTTTCAATAAAAGCGGCTATCATCCACCGCAGGTAAAAAAGGGGAAAGAAGACAGTTGTGTAGATTGTGGTATGTGTGAATCTATTTGTCCTGACTTTGCAATATTTGTGGAGGAGGTTTAA
- a CDS encoding APC family permease produces MAEKFSSGYKKDLSLFNLIMLNAMGMIGSGWLFASLYAASYAGPIGAILSWVLASIIVILMALTFMEVSTAFPLAGGSTPIGEMSHGKLAGFLAGWGAWLSDIMTPPIEAIAMVTYLSFFVNGLVNSSGTLLPLGYLVAFITLVIILIINLQAVKIFGNITSAIMVWKWAIPALAAITLITLALHPTNFTAYGSFYQGYSGIFYALVLGGIVFSFEGYRAAINMAAEAKHKDYIWKSVIYAVFLVLALYIVLQIAFIGAINWTSAGVTAGNWGALSSSTLLSGPFAKEASAVGLGWLVVILMIDAVISPTGAGISYAAYPARIFQSMAEYGYAPKTFADLHKKTKIPAKSLILGFVVGLAFLYEFPGWHLLVGILTSTLVIAYVMGPASINVLRRTAPHVERLFVLKGAKIIAPIAFIFTFLIVYWSTWPLTGEVVAVVLAGLIMFAYYYHKNGFSVEDIKSGLWMVVLLIIVAILSYIGPSNYGGLNIIQFPYDFIAVGVVALIFYYWAQVSGRKTKSLEEYLKQTNQE; encoded by the coding sequence ATGGCTGAAAAATTTTCGTCTGGATACAAAAAAGATTTGAGCCTTTTTAACCTTATAATGTTGAATGCCATGGGAATGATAGGATCTGGCTGGCTGTTTGCCTCTCTTTATGCAGCCTCATACGCCGGCCCGATTGGCGCGATTTTGTCTTGGGTTCTCGCCAGTATAATAGTGATCCTGATGGCATTGACTTTTATGGAGGTTTCTACCGCTTTTCCTCTTGCAGGAGGATCCACTCCGATAGGCGAGATGTCGCATGGAAAATTGGCTGGATTTCTTGCTGGATGGGGAGCATGGCTCTCGGATATTATGACCCCACCCATTGAAGCAATCGCGATGGTCACGTACTTATCGTTTTTTGTAAATGGGCTAGTTAATTCATCTGGAACACTGTTGCCTCTGGGATATCTCGTTGCTTTTATTACACTGGTAATAATACTTATAATAAACTTGCAGGCTGTAAAAATATTTGGAAATATTACTAGCGCAATAATGGTTTGGAAATGGGCAATACCTGCACTGGCAGCAATTACGCTTATAACACTGGCACTGCATCCTACCAACTTTACAGCTTATGGTAGCTTTTATCAGGGATACTCGGGAATATTCTATGCATTGGTGCTGGGCGGTATAGTGTTTTCGTTCGAAGGATACAGAGCTGCTATCAATATGGCTGCTGAAGCAAAGCATAAAGATTATATCTGGAAATCTGTGATCTATGCGGTATTTTTGGTTTTGGCACTATATATCGTGCTACAAATTGCGTTTATCGGTGCTATTAACTGGACATCTGCAGGCGTGACTGCCGGTAACTGGGGCGCTTTGAGCAGCTCAACATTGTTATCTGGGCCATTTGCGAAAGAAGCTTCTGCAGTGGGGCTCGGGTGGCTTGTCGTAATATTGATGATCGATGCCGTGATATCACCTACAGGCGCAGGTATCAGCTATGCTGCATACCCTGCAAGAATATTCCAGTCAATGGCAGAGTATGGTTATGCACCTAAAACCTTTGCGGATCTGCACAAAAAAACGAAAATACCAGCAAAGTCTCTGATTCTCGGATTTGTCGTTGGACTGGCATTTTTGTACGAGTTCCCTGGCTGGCATCTGTTGGTGGGTATTTTGACGTCCACACTCGTAATTGCTTACGTAATGGGTCCTGCATCCATAAACGTGCTTAGAAGAACTGCACCGCATGTTGAGCGTTTATTTGTGCTGAAAGGTGCCAAAATCATTGCACCGATAGCGTTCATATTCACATTTTTGATAGTGTACTGGTCTACATGGCCTCTGACTGGCGAAGTGGTTGCCGTAGTGCTTGCCGGATTGATAATGTTTGCATATTACTATCATAAAAATGGATTTTCTGTGGAAGATATAAAGTCTGGATTGTGGATGGTTGTATTGCTGATTATCGTTGCAATTCTTTCCTATATAGGGCCGAGCAATTATGGAGGGCTCAATATCATACAGTTCCCGTACGATTTCATAGCGGTAGGTGTCGTAGCACTGATATTCTATTACTGGGCTCAGGTCAGTGGCCGTAAAACAAAGTCTCTGGAAGAGTACCTAAAGCAAACGAACCAGGAATAA
- a CDS encoding pyridoxal-phosphate dependent enzyme, producing the protein MINKTTLHRAMNLEKLLKINNIYLKFEGTNPTGTQKDRISILHVDRAINEGYNTITVATCGNYGSSIAYFAYLKNLKAVIYIPRQYHTLRIQEMEKKYNAKVVLVDGKYEDAVAESKKNAKNRGWFDANAGEHPDLNRDGYEKIAIEIFEDLNSAPSTVSVPVGNGTTISGIYQGFENLYNAGKISNIPRMIAASTDGGNPIIESFNNHQDEITDLDPRKIKETEINEPLVNYHAYDGELALKALINSNGFAEYVSDQEMEHYSKLIKDYENLDVLPASTASLAALIKILKKNVITGAHVIILTGKKIE; encoded by the coding sequence ATGATTAATAAAACAACCTTGCATAGAGCGATGAATCTAGAAAAACTATTAAAAATTAACAACATTTATTTAAAATTTGAAGGTACTAATCCAACAGGAACGCAGAAAGACAGAATCTCAATTTTGCATGTGGATAGAGCGATAAATGAGGGATATAATACCATTACCGTCGCAACGTGCGGAAATTATGGTAGCTCTATTGCATATTTTGCATATTTAAAAAATTTAAAGGCAGTGATATATATACCAAGACAGTACCATACGCTGAGAATTCAGGAGATGGAAAAAAAGTATAATGCAAAGGTGGTGCTGGTGGATGGAAAATATGAAGATGCTGTGGCTGAAAGCAAGAAAAACGCAAAAAATAGAGGATGGTTTGATGCCAACGCAGGCGAACATCCAGATCTTAACCGCGATGGGTATGAGAAAATTGCAATTGAGATTTTTGAAGACCTAAACTCTGCACCCAGTACTGTCTCCGTTCCAGTAGGAAATGGAACTACGATCTCTGGTATATATCAAGGCTTTGAAAATTTATATAATGCTGGAAAGATTAGCAACATTCCAAGAATGATTGCCGCTAGCACAGATGGCGGTAACCCGATAATAGAGAGCTTCAATAATCATCAAGATGAAATCACAGACCTAGATCCTAGAAAAATTAAAGAAACTGAAATAAACGAGCCTCTCGTAAATTATCATGCCTATGACGGAGAGCTGGCATTAAAAGCACTTATAAACTCAAATGGATTTGCAGAATATGTATCAGATCAAGAGATGGAACATTACAGTAAACTCATAAAAGATTATGAGAACTTAGATGTATTACCGGCCAGCACTGCCTCATTGGCAGCATTGATTAAAATACTGAAAAAAAATGTTATAACCGGAGCCCATGTGATAATATTAACTGGCAAAAAAATAGAATAA
- a CDS encoding AAA-associated domain-containing protein, with protein STFTTPTDLAKLDDDLGMEKTKFFNIVDDAERLGLVQIVDGNISLTELGQKFSNASIPERKVILKELIKYIEPFQTGILILSMDKDKKMDKNQFLEVMKERFYIENPEQMFDLLINWGRYTQLMGYNIDSNEVYLL; from the coding sequence CAGCACATTTACTACTCCTACAGATCTGGCTAAATTAGATGATGATCTGGGCATGGAAAAAACCAAATTTTTCAATATTGTAGATGATGCTGAAAGATTAGGGTTAGTCCAGATAGTAGATGGTAACATATCTTTGACAGAGTTAGGCCAAAAATTCTCAAATGCGAGCATACCTGAGAGAAAAGTAATATTGAAAGAGCTAATAAAGTATATAGAGCCTTTTCAAACCGGGATTTTAATATTGAGCATGGATAAAGATAAAAAAATGGACAAAAACCAGTTTTTAGAGGTTATGAAAGAAAGGTTCTATATAGAAAATCCAGAACAGATGTTTGATCTGCTTATCAACTGGGGAAGATATACACAGTTAATGGGTTACAACATAGACAGCAATGAAGTGTATCTATTATAA
- a CDS encoding KEOPS complex subunit Pcc1: MNNRIRCKLSFYYELLDPTLVVAATSIDNYDYVNAWAEKNKLVCEISSDTVNSMLNTLNDLLSAIKLAETIYTLR, from the coding sequence ATGAATAACAGAATAAGATGCAAGCTAAGCTTTTACTATGAATTGTTAGACCCAACCTTGGTAGTTGCGGCTACAAGCATTGATAACTATGATTACGTAAATGCATGGGCCGAGAAAAATAAACTGGTTTGTGAGATCTCATCTGATACAGTTAATTCAATGTTGAACACTCTAAATGATCTTCTGTCCGCAATAAAGCTAGCAGAAACAATCTATACGTTAAGATAA
- a CDS encoding CGGC domain-containing protein, with translation MKNMVKIGIIICDRYRTCAGGKCFRALREREGAFSNYKNEDVELVGYTTCGGCPGGNIEYAPEELKKNGAEIIHLATGLVVGYPPCQWTDYFKKFIEEKYDLKVVIGTHPIPQKYYLTHNALGTWDDPVWDLRLKNVMCDDKTRKNYD, from the coding sequence GTGAAAAATATGGTAAAAATTGGAATTATTATTTGTGATCGATACAGAACCTGCGCCGGTGGAAAGTGCTTTAGAGCATTAAGAGAGCGCGAAGGGGCATTTAGTAATTACAAGAATGAAGATGTGGAATTAGTCGGATACACCACTTGTGGTGGCTGCCCGGGTGGCAATATTGAATATGCACCGGAAGAACTTAAAAAGAATGGTGCCGAGATCATACATCTGGCAACTGGCCTAGTTGTTGGATATCCTCCATGCCAATGGACAGATTATTTCAAGAAATTCATAGAGGAAAAGTATGATTTAAAGGTAGTCATAGGAACACATCCAATCCCTCAAAAGTATTATTTAACACACAATGCTTTAGGAACATGGGATGATCCTGTATGGGATCTACGCCTAAAAAATGTAATGTGCGATGATAAAACGCGTAAAAACTATGATTGA
- a CDS encoding CBS domain-containing protein has protein sequence MKIEEIMTKNLIKLTPDMEIRDALKLLVENNIAGAPVTVGNKLVGIVTMRDILRYLDSEYKRQGWVLVPTPFEIIEIPRAQELPYEKITEIYDRIGGIKVNDIMQKKIYTIGPEDSIEDAVQLLVRWKINRLPVIDKNGDLVGIVTRSDLLKAFLKK, from the coding sequence ATGAAAATAGAAGAGATAATGACTAAAAACCTGATCAAGCTGACTCCAGACATGGAGATCAGAGATGCGCTTAAATTATTGGTTGAGAATAATATAGCAGGGGCACCAGTAACTGTTGGCAATAAGCTGGTTGGAATAGTAACCATGCGGGATATACTGCGCTATTTAGATTCAGAGTATAAAAGGCAGGGCTGGGTATTGGTTCCTACTCCGTTTGAGATCATTGAGATTCCTAGAGCACAGGAATTGCCTTACGAAAAAATCACCGAAATTTACGATCGCATTGGAGGTATAAAAGTAAACGATATTATGCAGAAGAAGATATACACTATTGGCCCTGAAGATAGTATTGAAGATGCAGTACAGCTACTAGTTAGATGGAAGATTAACAGGTTACCGGTTATAGATAAGAATGGGGATCTAGTAGGTATAGTAACACGCTCGGATCTTTTAAAAGCTTTTTTAAAGAAATGA
- a CDS encoding ferredoxin family protein, which produces MIPTINVNYCKGCNLCIEVCPKKVFDTGSKISDTGYYYPLIAKPELCTNYKLGKKDKILCEICWLTCPEHAIEYEVQSL; this is translated from the coding sequence ATGATTCCAACAATTAATGTGAACTACTGTAAAGGGTGTAACTTATGCATAGAAGTGTGCCCTAAAAAAGTGTTTGATACAGGATCTAAGATCTCAGATACAGGCTATTATTATCCATTAATAGCAAAACCTGAATTATGTACTAATTATAAGCTTGGTAAGAAAGACAAAATACTATGTGAGATCTGCTGGCTCACATGCCCTGAGCACGCTATTGAATATGAGGTGCAAAGTTTATGA
- a CDS encoding 2-oxoacid:acceptor oxidoreductase subunit alpha, with protein sequence MITHGKYFLQGNVAAAEAAMLAGCVFYGGYPITPASDLMEYMAAHLPKNGGVFIQMEDEIAAIAAIIGAAWTGKKAMTATSGPGFSLMQENIGYAAMTETPIVIVDVMRGGPSTGQPTILSQGDVMQARFGSHGDYELITLAPNSVQEYFDLTIEAFNLSEKYRVPTIVLSDAEIAHMVEKIRVPETIKLINRNDYKDKYMREFKALGTKSKTTVTGLTHTEEGYPETISQSLHDKLVRRLVSKITNNEKDISQVEVINPDAKKMIVAYGSASRAAYPILNNNVGLIRPKTLWPFPESIFKNLVSGKSIYVYELNLRGYALEVERVSRKYGAESVNVTGYLGGKIPTPYEIEKFVG encoded by the coding sequence ATGATCACGCATGGCAAATATTTTTTGCAGGGAAACGTGGCTGCTGCAGAAGCGGCAATGCTAGCAGGATGTGTTTTTTATGGAGGTTATCCAATTACCCCTGCATCTGATCTGATGGAGTATATGGCTGCGCATTTACCAAAAAATGGAGGCGTGTTTATACAGATGGAAGACGAAATTGCAGCTATTGCCGCGATTATAGGAGCAGCATGGACTGGCAAGAAAGCGATGACTGCAACGTCAGGACCAGGATTCTCGCTGATGCAGGAAAATATAGGATATGCAGCAATGACCGAAACTCCGATCGTGATAGTGGACGTAATGCGTGGTGGGCCTTCAACAGGGCAACCTACTATATTAAGCCAGGGAGATGTTATGCAGGCCCGATTTGGAAGTCATGGCGACTACGAACTTATAACACTAGCACCAAATTCTGTGCAAGAGTATTTTGATCTTACCATAGAGGCATTTAATCTATCTGAAAAGTACAGAGTGCCAACCATAGTGCTATCCGACGCTGAAATTGCGCATATGGTTGAAAAGATCAGAGTACCTGAAACTATAAAATTGATAAACAGAAATGATTATAAAGACAAATATATGAGAGAGTTCAAGGCTCTGGGAACCAAAAGCAAGACTACAGTTACAGGGTTGACGCATACTGAAGAAGGATATCCAGAGACCATATCTCAGTCTTTACACGACAAGCTGGTCCGAAGGTTGGTAAGCAAGATAACAAACAATGAGAAAGACATCTCGCAGGTAGAAGTAATAAATCCTGATGCCAAAAAGATGATTGTAGCATACGGATCTGCGTCGAGGGCAGCATACCCAATTTTAAATAATAATGTAGGGTTGATCAGGCCCAAGACTTTATGGCCATTTCCAGAATCGATATTTAAAAACCTGGTTAGTGGAAAGAGCATATATGTATACGAGCTGAATTTGAGGGGGTACGCACTTGAAGTAGAGCGAGTATCCAGAAAATATGGGGCTGAATCGGTGAATGTAACAGGGTATTTGGGCGGTAAGATACCAACTCCATATGAAATTGAGAAATTTGTAGGGTGA
- a CDS encoding thiamine pyrophosphate-dependent enzyme produces MEFFEFYRKERWPHQFCPGCGLGTIMNTIYKAFNDDNISLDNTVFISGIGCTGRVPGYINADSLHTTHGRALAFATGVKLANPTLNVVVISGDGDLFSIGGNHMIHAARRNLDIMVIAVNNGNFGLTGGQVAPTTPHLMRSTTTPEGNPDFPFALAEIVAAAGANYVARWSTAQPYQIVNSIKTAFKVKGFSFIEILSQCPVNFGRRNNMADPVKNFRWIRDNMVSIKQLGKDMDKIYTVMDLNIEGVYTFGELVRRDRVPLGAKVSVEEEEEYPKQNLEILDSKNGKK; encoded by the coding sequence ATGGAATTTTTTGAGTTTTACAGAAAAGAAAGATGGCCGCACCAGTTTTGTCCAGGCTGTGGGCTGGGAACGATAATGAATACAATATACAAGGCTTTTAATGACGATAACATTTCTCTGGACAATACGGTATTTATATCTGGTATTGGATGTACAGGCAGGGTTCCAGGATATATCAATGCCGATTCTCTGCATACTACGCATGGCAGAGCACTTGCATTCGCTACAGGCGTTAAACTTGCAAATCCAACATTGAACGTGGTAGTAATAAGTGGTGACGGAGACCTGTTTTCGATAGGTGGGAACCATATGATTCATGCTGCTCGCAGGAATCTGGACATCATGGTTATCGCTGTGAATAATGGCAATTTCGGGCTTACGGGCGGTCAAGTTGCACCAACTACACCACATCTTATGCGCTCTACGACCACACCTGAAGGAAACCCTGATTTTCCATTTGCGCTGGCAGAGATCGTTGCTGCAGCAGGAGCAAATTATGTAGCTCGCTGGAGCACGGCACAACCGTACCAGATTGTAAATAGTATTAAAACAGCATTTAAGGTAAAAGGATTCTCGTTTATTGAGATTTTGTCACAGTGCCCGGTCAATTTTGGGAGAAGAAATAATATGGCAGATCCGGTCAAGAATTTCAGGTGGATCAGGGATAACATGGTATCTATTAAACAGCTGGGAAAGGATATGGATAAGATCTATACAGTCATGGATCTGAACATAGAGGGTGTTTACACGTTTGGAGAACTGGTCAGGAGAGACAGGGTGCCGCTTGGTGCAAAAGTAAGCGTTGAAGAAGAAGAAGAGTATCCAAAACAGAATTTAGAGATATTAGATTCTAAAAATGGCAAAAAATGA
- a CDS encoding TIGR00375 family protein codes for MIINVDFHIHSMYSGATSKDMNIANIAYYAKRKGIDVMGSGDILNIHWLNDFKGIEKIEEGLFKYKEMYFVLTTEVEDIKRVHHVLIFSAMSKVEEFREQLLKKNNNLDTDGRPKLAMNGVELAELAKSTGTMIGPAHAFTPWTAMYAYYDSIKELYGEYTDYVQFLELGLSADTDYADRIEEIRHLTFLTNSDAHSYHPNKIAREFNRLKVESIAFNDIRDAIQRRNGRAIIMNVGIPPQEGKYNETACTRCFKHYTLAEAKSLKWRCPECKGIIKKGVKDRVEELATYTEPKHPDYRPPYLHLIPLSEIIAKSLNVAESSNKVQDLWNSLIDKYGNEIKIMVDEPLSSITTDLKVINAIQAFRNGQVKVKPGGGGQYGTVEIVIREQLTGQTKLIDF; via the coding sequence ATGATAATCAACGTTGATTTTCACATACACAGCATGTACTCTGGTGCTACCAGCAAGGACATGAACATTGCAAACATTGCATATTATGCAAAGAGAAAAGGCATAGATGTGATGGGCTCTGGCGATATACTGAATATACACTGGCTCAATGACTTTAAGGGCATTGAAAAGATTGAAGAGGGGCTTTTTAAGTATAAAGAAATGTATTTTGTGCTGACTACTGAAGTGGAAGACATAAAGAGGGTGCATCATGTCCTTATTTTTTCGGCAATGTCAAAAGTGGAAGAGTTTAGAGAACAATTGCTTAAAAAAAATAATAATCTCGACACTGACGGCAGGCCGAAGCTGGCAATGAACGGTGTAGAACTGGCAGAGCTGGCAAAGAGCACTGGCACGATGATCGGTCCTGCCCACGCATTTACTCCATGGACGGCAATGTATGCTTATTATGACAGTATTAAAGAACTTTATGGAGAGTATACGGATTATGTGCAGTTTTTAGAGCTGGGGCTTAGTGCGGACACTGACTATGCTGACAGAATCGAAGAGATCAGGCACTTGACTTTTCTGACTAACTCTGATGCACATTCTTACCATCCCAACAAGATTGCGAGAGAATTCAACAGGTTAAAGGTTGAATCGATAGCGTTTAATGACATCAGAGATGCAATACAACGAAGAAACGGAAGGGCTATTATCATGAACGTCGGGATACCGCCACAAGAGGGAAAATACAATGAAACTGCTTGCACCAGATGCTTTAAGCATTACACGCTCGCTGAAGCAAAATCATTAAAATGGAGATGCCCCGAGTGCAAGGGCATAATAAAAAAAGGAGTGAAAGACAGAGTTGAAGAACTGGCTACTTATACAGAACCTAAACACCCAGACTATAGGCCTCCATATTTGCATTTAATACCGTTAAGCGAGATCATTGCAAAGTCTTTAAACGTAGCAGAATCTTCAAACAAAGTGCAAGATCTCTGGAATTCGCTTATCGATAAATATGGTAATGAGATAAAGATAATGGTTGATGAGCCTTTATCTTCAATAACCACAGACCTCAAAGTTATAAATGCAATACAAGCATTCAGAAACGGGCAAGTAAAAGTAAAACCTGGCGGCGGAGGGCAGTATGGTACTGTTGAAATAGTAATCCGTGAGCAATTGACAGGGCAAACTAAACTTATCGATTTTTAA